A stretch of DNA from Salvelinus sp. IW2-2015 linkage group LG20, ASM291031v2, whole genome shotgun sequence:
TTAAACTCCTTATCAacacagatttttaaaaatacaaaagcaacatgcaacaatttcaaagattttagtttgttagttcatataaggaaatcagtcaattgaaataatggaattaggccctaatctattgatttcgcatgactgggaatacagatatgcatttgttgttcacagataccttaaaaaaagggcggggtgtggatcagaaaaccagtcaatatctggtgtgaccatttccCTCACAcagagcgacacatctccttcgcatataaTTTTTCAGGCCTATTAccctactcctcttcaatggctgtgcaaagtttctggatattggcgggaactggaacacactgccgtatacgtcgatccagagcataccaaacaggctcaaagggtgacatgtctggtgagtatgcaggccatggaagaactgagacagtttcagcttccaggaattgtgtgcagatccttgcgacatagggccatgcattatcatgatgaaatATGAGGTGGTGGTGCCAGCAgatgaacggcacgacaatgggcctcaggatctcgtcccggtatctctgtgcattcaaattgccatctataaaatgcaaatgtgttcgttgtccttagcttatgccttcccataccataaccccaccgccaccatggggtatTCTGTTCACAACATAGACATCGGCAAACCGTTCGCCCACACAACATCATACACGGTACagctgaaaccgggattcatccacgaagagcacacttctccagtgtgccagtggccatcgaaggtgagcatttatccactgaagtcggttatgaaaccgaactgcagtcaggtcaagaccttggtgtggacgacgagcacgcagaggAACTTCccgagatggtttctgacagtttgagcCGAAATTCTTCGGTTGGGCAaatccagtttcatcagctgtccggttggtTGGTCTAAGACGagcccgcaggtgaagaagtcgaatgtggaggtcctgggttggtgtggttacacgtggtctgcggttgtgaagccggttggacatactgccaaattctctaagatGACGTCGAGGTGGATAAtagtaaataaattaacattaaattctctggcacagctctggtggacattcctgcagtatgCATGgcaactgcacgctccctcaaaacttgagacatctgtggcattgtgttgtgtgacaaaactgcacattttagaatggcattttattgtccccagcacaaggtgcacctgtataatgatcatgttgtttaatcagcttcttgataatcatccacctgacaggtgtggcatatcttgaaaaatgagaaattctcactaacagggacgtaaacacatttgtgcacaacatttgagagagaagcttttttttgtgcatatggaaaatggctgggaccttttatttcagctaatgcaacatgggaccaacactttacatgttgcgtttatatttttgtttagtatataatTTATCAAGACATTGTCAATATTGGATCAACTTGAGTGTTAAAAAGGCCTATATACAAGGCAGAATGTTGAGTTGTGTTCAGATCTTGCAGCTTGCCCATCGATCTACCAAATGATGTTGGCTGATGCTGCTGAAGTAASACATTGAAAATCAGAGCTCTTATCATATATTCTGAAAAAATATGATGCAAAAGACCTGCGTTGGAGAAGAAAACGTAAATCAAATGGCCAGTAACGCTTCAGTGATCTGCGGGCTCCAAAGGGCCTCTTATACAATTCAAACTACCCGGGGTTGAggttaaattattatttatttatttttaaaatcgcACCCACCAATTTGGAACCTCAGCTAACATAGTATGTCACTGGAAGACAATATTTTAACCatataattaggaattagaatagtatttaataggatctctatgactTTAATGACAGACTCAATGTATGAATACATACTGTAACTAGGCAAATATCCAGACTAGATCATgaattgatgattgattgatgatgAATTGGTTTGAACTAGCATGGACCTTATCAAAGACTTTAATAACAACATTGGTTTTAAGGTTTGCAAGACAACTCTTTACAAGAGAATGACATCAATTACGGTGTGAGCATGTATAATATTATTTATTATCAGGGATGTCACTGTCAAATCCATAGAAAGGGGTCTCTGCTTATTCCTCTCTGGTCTCACCCAGCTTTGGGCTGTGGCCACCCACTGGACTGAGATGGTACAGGAAGTAATCTAGCATGTACATTCTGACTGGCTCAACGTAATGGAAGGATACAGATGAATTGGAGCAACAGTCTGGAccctgacagagagggagaaaggaaaaaAAACGATGAGCAGGAAGCTCAATGGCACTGAAGGGAGGTCATTTGATATGTGTTCTACTGAGAGTGTAGACCTACTTACCACTTTGGAAGGGTAATAGTTGTACTGGTGGAACCATTTGGGCAGTAYGTCTTYGGTACAGAGAAGTTTACCCAGCCACAGGGGGTGGAAGGTTTCCCTGTGTTGGTGGTCTCTAGAGTCCCCTGCCGGGACTCCCAGCTTCTGGAGGCAGAAGCCCAGCAGTAGGTCCTCTGCAGAGGTGGACTTGGTGCAGGTTCCATGGTGCAGGGCCCTGACGTAGCGTCTCACAGACTCGCGGCTCAGTACATAGCCAGCACCACCACTCATGTAGCCTTGATGGACAAAGCGGTGAAAACGCCTGCCCAGATACACAGGCTTGTCTGGGCTGAACCGAGACAGGAGCAGACGCAAGTTTTCCACAATTACATAGGTGTCATCATCAGCTTTGAGGAACCAGTCAGCCTTGTCTAGGTAACTGGaaatggagggaaagaggaggggtcAAAGACAGAAGGTAGAGTTTGTCTCCTTCACCAGCACATACAAATAGTGCTTTCAGAAcacattcacaccccttgaccttcccaacattttgttgtgttacagcctgaatttagaatGGATTAATTTGAGATTGTGTGTTACTGgcttacacacaacaccccataatgtcgaagtggaattatttttttagaaatctatgacaagacttcataatggctgtctagcaatgatcaacaatcaacaaaACTTAAAgatcattaaaaaataataatgtacaaatattgtacaatccaggtgtacaaagttcttagagactcacagctgtagtcactgccaaataTGTATTGACTCCGGTgtgtgaatactcatgtaaacgaggtaatgtttttagaaatgtttgcaaatttatgggacattgtgtgtagatgggtgaccaAAAAAAGAGCATCTTTACATAGGTCACCTGACTGACAGTCTGTCATCAGCCCGTCCATCCACATTGCCCTACATACATTCAGTGaacttggaaagtattcagaccccttcactttttcttacatcacagccttattctaaaattgattaaattgattaaGAATATaaactatctacacacaatactccatcacaaaacaaaaacagttttttatacatttttgcaaatgtataaaat
This window harbors:
- the LOC111980952 gene encoding glycoprotein-N-acetylgalactosamine 3-beta-galactosyltransferase 1-like, with amino-acid sequence MIMYKSTSKPSRLLDVMFCAGFVLGFCLCFXAIAYYRAYQISQETVLLPSRTSSLMGELPSVHHSAVATNASVLSPLPPSPSSGRLLCWVLTSPQTLWTRAKHIVNTWGPRCDTLLFMSSKPDLLFPGTVLALATEEGRANLYNKTMAAFNLLXDGYLDKADWFLKADDDTYVIVENLRLLLSRFSPDKPVYLGRRFHRFVHQGYMSGGAGYVLSRESVRRYVRALHHGTCTKSTSAEDLLLGFCLQKLGVPAGDSRDHQHRETFHPLWLGKLLCTXDXLPKWFHQYNYYPSKVGPDCCSNSSVSFHYVEPVRMYMLDYFLYHLSPVGGHSPKLGETREE